In Aedes albopictus strain Foshan chromosome 3, AalbF5, whole genome shotgun sequence, the following are encoded in one genomic region:
- the LOC109422364 gene encoding ankyrin repeat, SAM and basic leucine zipper domain-containing protein 1: MFRPAGFYSDSENDSDFDYDFCYNNSEAKKDTTRTEYSPPVMVERNDDLLYKAVTEGNLEEVKRVLELDPYLLTCCLRQGWPLLLLACNEAQFDIVKYLLEVRRLDVNQANGLSTALMATCSSKCNPESVLRVAELLLDFGAVINCKDAYGMTPLMFAIVNDHPDVVRLIIDQTSLEATDNEGLTALFHAVNNRRIEMVQMLLKAGAMVDNVNRRGYTPKQEAEFRGYNEIADMFPSEKDCFEIPYKYLGYGHYRDIMQGQTEKDLPGYHQEIGLLLYGMYSDQHLTLFAKEDFDLLRFLTLTDDELKELGFKLPFERKKILYGLMKFHRQAWSKRSLKKYPQGHRYDSYDILEMLGNHLKQMTVLHASLIHVAQMIPSAELKSKFASELDSCHRKVDQLQQTMAAFGEEIRRIHSLTAPEPVLYVSQNRCQSGRVCWFTRVLKLSLLSAVLSLVVYKRLKA; the protein is encoded by the exons ATGTTTCGCCCGGCAGGATTCTACTCCGATTCGGAGAATGATTCGGACTTTGATTATGACTTTTGCTACAATAATTCGGAg GCTAAAAAGGATACCACGAGAACGGAGTACTCACCGCCGGTAATGGTGGAAAGGAACGACGATCTCCTGTACAAGGCAGTCACCGAAGGAAACCTGGAAGAAGTTAAGCGAGTGCTGGAACTTGATCCCTACCTGTTGACATGCTGCCTTCGGCAGGGCTGGCCATTGCTGCTACTGGCTTGCAACGAAGCTCAGTTCGATATAGTGAAATACCTGTTGGAGGTGCGACGGCTGGACGTGAACCAAGCAAACGGTTTGAGTACTGCCCTGATGGCAACTTGCTCTTCCAAGTGCAATCCGGAATCTGTGCTGCGGGTTGCGGAGTTGTTGCTGGACTTTGGAGCTGTAATCAATTGTAAGGATGCCTACGGGATGACTCCTCTGATGTTTGCCATAGTGAACGATCATCCGGACGTGGTTCGGCTGATAATTGACCAAACATCGTTGGAAGCGACGGACAACGAAGGACTGACGGCACTGTTCCATGCCGTGAACAATCGGCGGATTGAAATGGTCCAGATGCTGCTGAAGGCCGGTGCCATGGTGGACAATGTCAATCGGAGGGGTTACACTCCGAAGCAGGAAGCCGAATTCCGAGGGTACAACGAAATAGCCGACATGTTCCCTAGTGAAAAGGACTGCTTCGAAATTCCGTACAAGTACCTGGGTTATGGTCACTACCGAGACATAATGCAAGGGCAGACCGAAAAAGACCTCCCAGGCTACCATCAGGAGATTGGCCTTCTTTTGTACGGAATGTACAGTGACCAGCATTTGACGCTGTTTGCAAAGGAGGATTTCGATTTGCTCCGATTTCTGACGCTGACCGATGACGAACTCAAGGAGTTGGGCTTCAAGTTGCCTTTTGAGCGGAAGAAAATTTTATACGGTTTGATGAAGTTTCACCGGCAGGCCTGGAGCAAACGGAGCTTGAAGAAGTATCCTCAGGGCCATCGATATGA TTCCTACGACATCCTCGAGATGCTCGGAAATCATCTGAAGCAGATGACTGTGTTGCACGCCTCGCTGATCCATGTAGCACAGATGATACCCAGTGCAGAATTGAAGTCCAAGTTCGCATCGGAATTGGATAGCTGTCATCGGAAGGTAGATCAGCTGCAGCAAACTATGGCCGCCTTTGGTGAAGAAATCCGACGAATTCACAGCTTGACGGCTCCCGAACCGGTATTGTACGTTAGTCAGAATCGCTGTCAAAGTGGCAGGGTGTGCTGGTTTACTCGGGTTCTTAAACTATCTCTGCTCTCAGCAGTTCTTTCGCTGGTCGTCTATAAGAGGCTAAAGGCGTGA